The sequence tgtgacTCTAAAATTCATGATGGCTTATAACAATACGAAAGCCTCTTTATTTGATGTAGGCCACACTTTGAGCATATATCATGGTATACTCACCTAGTAGGCAGTCTTCTCCCGAGTAACCAGGGATACAGGTGGTGCAGTTGGTGGAGATGTTCCTTCCAGTGAGACACACACTGCAGTCATAGTTACTGTCCCAACCAGGCACACAAGTGGAGCAATCTGTACTTTCATCGTAGTTATCTTTACAGGTACAATTGTTGTTCGGGTCTTTCCCGGGAGAAAGGCATGTTTGACAGAGTGTTGCTGGGTCCCCTCCTGGtagagcacacacactgcagtctGTATCAGTAAACCTGTCTGGTTGTAGGCAGAGGGAGCAGTTGGTGACTgggtctctgttgggtaggcaactAGTACAGTCCGAGGTGATGTCCCAGCCTGGTAaacactgggtgcagttggtagagggatctctgttcgGTAGACACtgagtgcagttggtagaggaatctctgttgggtagacactgAGTGCAGTTTGTTGTGGGGTCAAAATTGTCATAGCAAGTTAGACTACCATCAGCTCGACATTCGACCACTCTGGGATCAGTTATATTTGTTGTGGTACAGTTAGGTCCACAGAAACCAGGAGAGCACTCGACTCTGAAACtcatggtcatgtgagataTGTTGTGGAATCCAGTGAACGTCATCTCCTCTGTGAAGTCTGCTCCAAGTTGGAGGTTGTCCAGGTCAATCAACAGACTGTCTATTATATTCGGGAGTCCAGTATCCACAGCTTCTATGAAGAACTGAATCCGTCCCTACAGAAAAATTTCAAAAACCACCACATGGAGAAAAGCATAATCTTACCGTCCACGTAATAAAATCTGTTCCAAAAACAGGTAGAGGATTTTCTGTTACTCCCAGTAGTGCTGTTGGACCTTGACCGAATGTTGTGTTCATTTCACTGAATGGGCAAGTGCTGTGGAAACTGTTACAGTTGGTAAAAAAGTAGGGAGGGTTGACAGCATTGGGTATACTGGGGGGTCTTGTCTCTAGTGATGCACCGAATGGTCTGATGATCCAACGGAACCTGGTGTCACATCTCTCCTCTCCTGTGTTGTCACAGGTGGTGTTTCTGAGTGGTAGATCATCGCAGCACACTGGTACTAACTGGTCAGCATTTGCTACATCACTCAGTGGAACAGCACATTCAGCACACAGTCCGGTTGGGTTGGTGTAGTTGACCAAGTTGACTGTCAGTATGAACTCACTTGTTACTGTTCCCTGTGTaacatatatacacatacacatgcacatacaataGTCATTCTTTACAGTAAATATTCACTTACGAAGAGACTCAGAAGAATAAGTGCTAGTAAATTTTCCATATAGTTAGCTATTCTCATGCACACGCTATATTGTATAAGTGTGTCCGTAGTGGTGATAGCTGCATTTATAGATACTGTAATGTGAATAGAAATGTTCATGCTTgcaccccatgcatgcatgtgtagttaTCTTAAATTGCTTTCATTGTTGTTTCTTTCATTTTTAACTGAAACTGCACAGTAAAAAAACAGattcgttataataacataaaacatctcaaataaaatgcatcatttgaaatttaatgtagaaatgacataaatttctgtcatttctacattaaatttcaaatgatgcattttatttgagatgttttatgttattataacgaatctgtttttactgtgtgaAACTGCAATACACTGTCTTAAACTAGTGCCATACATTTTATGGTACATTTTATGATAGCTGTCTGCATGTGTTTgctatagtgtgtgtagttTCTGCGTTATATGATTATTAAGTCGTATATAAGAACGCATACAATATACAAACACAGTACACAACAAGCTTATAGTTACACATTCAGATTGTAGTTTCTGTACGTATAGCCTATTCTTCTGCTCTCTGGCTCTCTTTTTCCTCCTTCTGCTCAGTGCTCTCCCCGTTTAATTCTTCGCTGAGCTCCACCACTCCTCTGCTGTCTCCAATGGTGACATGAGTCTTTGCTGCTGCTCCATTCTTGTCCAGCTCATAGTcttctgtgtgtgtaacaCTGATGTAATACATAGTCTGAAAGCTTCACCTGCTGTTAGCAGGAAAGTTCCacccactataataatactagcTGCATAAACATGCATGGGTTTGTGTAAACAGAGTCATGTGATTGTTAAGGTTTACCGGgagtgtacatgcaccttAATTGAAACCTTTATAGACCTGCCAAAAATGTATTACCTCCCCTTGACAGTTATTCCTAATAAGCCACATTGTATTGCTACGTACATAGATATAGGTACACATGTATGCATCCcctgtatacgtatatacctGTGTTTTTATTACGATTATTGTACCTGATCTCTGGTAGGATTCTCTCCTGTAACAACACACCAGTAAGGTGACCATGATAGCCAGTGTTATGACCACAAACAATAGGACGCCGATAACAGTACCATAGGCAGCATTCAACTTGACTGTGTCTACAGGTGGAGGGGCTGGGAGACAAAACATGTTTTTAGCAACAGGAAAAAATAGATtattaatttagtgtattcTCACCTCTTAATGCTATTAGTACGCATTCTTCTCCCGAGTAACCAGGGATACAGGTGGTGCAGTCTGTGGACATGTTCCTCCCAGTGAGACACACACTGCAGTCATAGTTACTGTCCCAACCAGGCACACAAGTGGAGCAATCTGTACTTTCATCGTAGTTATCTTTACAGGTACAATTGTTGTTCGGGTCTTTCCCGGGAGAAAGGCATGTTTGACAGAGTGTTGCTGGGTCTCCTCCTGGtagagcacacacactgcagtctGTATCAGTGAACCTGTCTGGTTGTAGGCAGAGGGAGCAGTTGGTGACTgggtctctgttgggtaggcaactAATACAGTCTGAGGTAATGTCCCAGCCTggtagacactgggtgcagttggtagaggcatctctgttgggtaggcaactAGTACAGTTCGAGGTGATGTCCCTGCCTGGTAGACACTGgatgcagttggtagaggggtctctgttgggtagacactggcagttggtagagggatctctgttgggtagacaTTGAGTGCAGTTTGTCTGTAGGTCTCTGTTAGGCATACAACTAGCACAATTTGAAAGGATACCCCAGTTGGGGAAGCATGAACTGCAATTGGTTGAGGGATCTCTGTTAGGTAGACATTGTGTGCAATTTTTTGCCATGTCGTAACCAAGCAGACAGCTCATACAGTTTTCGTTTTTGTTGAAATTTGGCTTAGCACAagtttcacagtttgtatccATGTTGAAATTTGAGTCCAAGCAGCTGTTGCAGCTTGCCTCAGGGTCTAGTCTGTCATTGATACAAGTTATGGAACCATCAGCTCGACATTCGGCCACTTGTGGATTGTTCTGAAGTGTGGTGGTACAGTCAGGTCCACAGAAACCAGGAGAGCACTCGACTCTAAAGCtcatggtcatgtgagataTGTTGTGGAATCCATTGAACGTCATCTCCTCTGTGAAGTCTGCTCCAAGTTGGAGGTTGTCCAGGTCAATCAACAGACTGTCTATTATGTTCGGTAGTCCACTATCAATGGCTTCTATGAAGAACTGTATCCTTCCCTGTGTAATAAATAAATAAGCAATTCCAACCACTCAGTGCTTAACTTACTGTCCATGCAGTCGTTTTTGGTATTACTGGTAGAGGATTGGCTGCTACCCCGAGGAAACCTGTTGGACCTTGACCAAATGTTGTGCTCATTTCACTGAATGGGCAAGTACTTCCTGACAGGCCATTACAGTTAGTGAAGGAATATGGAGGTGTAGGGGCATTGGGTACACTAACAGGTCTTGTCTCCAGTGATGCACCGAATGGTCTGATGGTCCAACGGAACCTGGTGTCACATCTCCCGTCTCCTGTGTTGTCACAGTTGGTGTTTCTGAATGGTTGATCATCACAGCACACTGGTACTAAATTGTCAGCACTTGCCACATTACTCAGTGGAACAGCACATTCAGCACACAGTCCGGTTGGGTTGGTGTAGTTGATAAAATTGACCGTTAGTACATATTCAGCTCTCACAGCAGTCTGCAGTAATGTAGAGTATTGTGGTTGTCCATTGAATTACATGCATTACATGcaatgtattataattatgcagtccATTACAGTAACTTACAGAAAATAGAGCAACTGCAATGATCACAATTAGTGTTGTTTTAGCCATTCTTTACAGAAGCCTATAGCTACCTCTCTGCTCTCTGTTCTAGccttgtttgtttgtcactgTGGTTCATGAAACTTTAAGCAGCCAATAAGGTGTGGCTCAATTAATTTTCGATCACTTAGTGGTCGAGACCATACATATTTTATGCCAACTGCTGTAGACTACACCTGTTTTTGTCATGTATACAAGAACAACGAGAGAAACTGACAACCGACACCGATCGGTTTACACAATGCGCACCCTTTCAAATGTATTGTTGTCCACAGTCTAATTATTCATGGATGTCTAAGTACGTCTGCAATGCATACCAATCATGCCAATAGAAAGAAAATCTTATATTTTTGTGGCTTTTACCATTGAATGAGTAATTTTAAAGTTCCTCTTTTGTTTAGTATTTATTACATGTTCACGTGTAGGCAGGAACCATGCAACCAGGAACCATGCAATCATTCTTTCATTAGTTACGTATCCCCGTTGCACATACCACATTCTCCATGCCAACAAACTACTAAACTACAAATTTAGACCctcttacatgtacgtacatgttgGACCATAGCCAAGCAAAACCTCTTGtataattaaaattaactTTTCTTACAGAAGGTGATTGCTCAGCACTTCCTTGCCAGAGTACTCTGTCTGATCATATGGCCAGCTGTCATCTACATGACTATCTTTGCTTTCCATCTCATGGTGCTTAGCAACAGTGGCAATGGAGATGGGTTCTTCTCATCTGAGTTCCAGTCCATGTTGGTAGGGAATGAGCTCTACGATCACAAGGTCCCGGAGTGTGAGTTTGGTTAATtatttattaataataatcattattatgtaaTACCCACAAGTCAGTCATAAACAAGTCATACAACAGTCATAAACAAATGAAACATACACAACAAATGTGTATTGCATATTGAGTACCTAGTACTTCAATAGTAGCAGCTAGTACAATCTCTGCAGTTTGTATGattatgcctcagtgtgcgcatgcgcaagtgatttataattatggtagtatgtttgtgtgtgtagactgctacagctgctcaagaatcaatgaagtgcaagta is a genomic window of Halichondria panicea chromosome 15, odHalPani1.1, whole genome shotgun sequence containing:
- the LOC135348833 gene encoding uncharacterized protein LOC135348833 — its product is MHAWGASMNISIHITVSINAAITTTDTLIQYSVCMRIANYMENLLALILLSLFGTVTSEFILTVNLVNYTNPTGLCAECAVPLSDVANADQLVPVCCDDLPLRNTTCDNTGEERCDTRFRWIIRPFGASLETRPPSIPNAVNPPYFFTNCNSFHSTCPFSEMNTTFGQGPTALLGVTENPLPVFGTDFITWTGRIQFFIEAVDTGLPNIIDSLLIDLDNLQLGADFTEEMTFTGFHNISHMTMSFRVECSPGFCGPNCTTTNITDPRVVECRADGSLTCYDNFDPTTNCTQCLPNRDSSTNCTQCLPNRDPSTNCTQCLPGWDITSDCTSCLPNRDPVTNCSLCLQPDRFTDTDCSVCALPGGDPATLCQTCLSPGKDPNNNCTCKDNYDESTDCSTCVPGWDSNYDCSVCLTGRNISTNCTTCIPGYSGEDCLLDLSVSSATFGGVIGVLLFVILTLVMTIAILGVYIKTRGKENTDTADFEVVENTGYGVGTPDTTTTAGIELDLGYSNVAAYPGKQPEQNEYKIDEESSVYSYIS
- the LOC135348815 gene encoding uncharacterized protein LOC135348815; this encodes MAKTTLIVIIAVALFSTAVRAEYVLTVNFINYTNPTGLCAECAVPLSNVASADNLVPVCCDDQPFRNTNCDNTGDGRCDTRFRWTIRPFGASLETRPVSVPNAPTPPYSFTNCNGLSGSTCPFSEMSTTFGQGPTGFLGVAANPLPVIPKTTAWTGRIQFFIEAIDSGLPNIIDSLLIDLDNLQLGADFTEEMTFNGFHNISHMTMSFRVECSPGFCGPDCTTTLQNNPQVAECRADGSITCINDRLDPEASCNSCLDSNFNMDTNCETCAKPNFNKNENCMSCLLGYDMAKNCTQCLPNRDPSTNCSSCFPNWGILSNCASCMPNRDLQTNCTQCLPNRDPSTNCQCLPNRDPSTNCIQCLPGRDITSNCTSCLPNRDASTNCTQCLPGWDITSDCISCLPNRDPVTNCSLCLQPDRFTDTDCSVCALPGGDPATLCQTCLSPGKDPNNNCTCKDNYDESTDCSTCVPGWDSNYDCSVCLTGRNMSTDCTTCIPGYSGEECVLIALRAPPPVDTVKLNAAYGTVIGVLLFVVITLAIMVTLLVCCYRRESYQRSEDYELDKNGAAAKTHVTIGDSRGVVELSEELNGESTEQKEEKESQRAEE